A genome region from Bemisia tabaci chromosome 3, PGI_BMITA_v3 includes the following:
- the Mtp gene encoding microsomal triacylglycerol transfer protein gives MGAHWIFCLLFVFTKFGFYCQMAPAAAGSELKQWTPGVGSSFRMESTLLLNEKDARTGKDVGYQVQGAVTVACVWQNPDPYATPDKLLKIELQYPQLLIKSRKAPAPEGFVTHGSKLDSLKNGPIFVHWVNGKIKNVYTVSGEDPAIVNLKIAVASLFQYQTGDSEGPKEEMDASGVCKTSYVSIDSHTLLKRKSNCKLLPPLPFVQHPEKVWSADVDSKREVFYEFNKDLSQIKRIASEESHVFHVAAREDVGSTITARLQLLNSGIPFEASVADAPSVDQAVQVLSKELKLLLSGQYLTLQREVLSCQDDADSCPNLAKLIKENREALHGKNFGTTRSASLFIKLIKAVRNGKKEEIIKVMKHSKNANLLPQLYDVLGTAQTITAHEAAMKLLNLNSEADVDKAERYFWALALGSQPLQAVIQDLSALIEKPIKSDKLRETMTLTLAAMANRFLQLKESDTTLNKQLKEREEVVAVQKLLSKKLSACKDTDEFCQLMYLRAMKNLGNETSIPQVLEFAFKGSRKVSVAAMKTLKSFPSKFWDANVLRSAEKIYFQLSKLFDSSARTLAIDILLESNPSDATLKHLLFSLTSSDPVYEVKQYLLQRLRQFADNDAEFAARIKRIVNSAGLNHYGALAQRGMTTAFTRPFMSHPSANGSLLTIQEVSGGILKRGIVDVVIDSKEKSHTIFSLGLFAGGLSSFVSSDDSTNSPEEGEEAATAGMELTVMGVQIRPFVFFNGQGELMGHVWSGTGSEKTPAYQALGLLQDSLLYIPLGTGTVAQITLLGGISFDLSGQIQFSLWNRNAHSLVEKNAGVSLQGLVKVDSAYVRSQIEFQVGTEVKLNLVSDIDFYSKVALCMQLKQLDSLIRHNIFKVERIPGSKHRLRKSTYRFVKVPGRCYYLNQKNNDMCRVIFKNT, from the exons CGGCTGCGGGCTCAGAGCTGAAGCAATGGACTCCCGGGGTCGGTAGCTCCTTCCGGATGGAATCGACGCTGCTCCTCAACGAGAAGGACGCCCGGACGGGAAAAGACGTCGGGTACCAGGTCCAAGGAGCCGTCACCGTCGCCTGCGTCTGGCAGAACCCCGACCCCTACGCCACCCCTGACAAGCTCCTCAAAATCGAG CTCCAATACCCACAGCTGCTCATCAAATCGCGAAAAGCCCCCGCGCCAGAAGGATTTGTAACACACGGCTCGAAATTAGATTCCCTGAAAAATGGGCCGATATTCGTTCACTGGGTCAATGGCAAAATCAAGAATGTGTACACAGTTTCAGGGGAAGACCCTGCTATtgtcaatttgaaaattgctgTCGCCTCTCTCTTTCAG TATCAAACTGGTGACAGTGAAGGACCAAAGGAAGAAATGGATGCATCTGGAGTATGCAAAACTTCTTACGTGTCTATTGATTCCCATACTCTCCTCAAACGGAAAAGCAATTGCAAATTACTTCCACCCTTACCATTCGTTCAGCATCCAGAGAAG gtCTGGAGTGCGGATGTTGACTCAAAACGAGAAGTTTTCTATGAGTTCAACAAGGACCTTAGCCAGATAAAAAGAATTGCCTCTGAGGAGAGTCATGTCTTTCATGTCGCAGCCCGTGAAGATGTTGGAAGTACAATCACCGCCAGACTTCAACTTTTGAATTCAG GTATTCCGTTCGAGGCCTCTGTTGCTGATGCTCCAAGCGTAGATCAAGCTGTACAAGTTCTCAGCAAAGAGTTGAAACTTTTGCTATCAGGACAATACTTAACGCTGCAGAGAGAAGTTCTGTCGTGTCAAGACGATGCTGACTCCTGTCCCAAT ttaGCAAAGCTTATCAAAGAGAATCGGGAGGCACTGCATGGCAAGAATTTTGGAACAACGAGATCAGCTTCACTTTTCATCAAACTCATCAAAGCAGTGAGGAATGGGAAGAAGGAGGAAATCATTAAAGTCATGAAACACTCCAAAAATGCCAATCTTCT gCCTCAGTTGTACGATGTGTTGGGAACAGCTCAGACAATTACCGCTCACGAAGCTGCGATGAAGCTACTCAACTTGAACAGTGAGGCAGATGTTGACAAGGCtgaaaggtatttttgggcacTTGCTCTGGGTTCACAACCGCTGCAGGCTGTGATTCAAG ATTTGTCAGCATTAATTGAGAAACCAATCAAAAGTGACAAGTTACGAGAAACAATGACGCTGACTTTGGCAGCTATGGCAAACCGATTTCTGCAATTGAAAGAGTCGGATACCACACTCAATAAACAGTTGAAGGAACGAGAA gaggtGGTAGCAGTTCAAAAATtattgtctaaaaaattatcCGCATGCAAAGACACAGATGAATTTTGCCAACTGATGTACCTTCGAGCTATGAAAAATCTCGGCAATGAAACCTCAATCCCTCAAGTACTTGAGTTTGCTTTCAAAGGATCACGAAA AGTGAGTGTTGCAGCAATGAAAACGCTGAAGTCCTTTCCCTCCAAGTTCTGGGATGCAAATGTTTTGAGGTCAGCAGAGAAAATCTACTTCCAGCTGAGCAAGCTTTTTGATAGCAGTGCTCGAACACTGGCCATTGACATTTTGTTAGAGTCTAATCCATCTGATGCGACTCTTAAACACCTACTTTTCTCACTAACATCAAGTGATCCTGTTTATGAGGTCAAACAGTATTTGCTTCAGCGATTGAGACAATTTGCAGACAA TGATGCTGAGTTTGCAGCAAGGATAAAGAGGATCGTAAACTCAGCTGGACTTAACCACTATGGAGCATTGGCGCAACGTGGAATGACAACTGCTTTTACAAGACCCTTTATGAGTCACCCTAGTGCCAATGGCTCATTACTCACAATTCAAGAAGTCTCTGGAGGAATACTCAAGAGAGGGATTGTGGATGTTGTGATTGATAGCAAAGAAAAATCTCACACTATTTTCAGT TTGGGATTATTTGCTGGAGGTCTGAGTTCGTTTGTCTCCTCAGATGACTCGACAAATTCACCTGAGGAAGGTGAGGAAGCAGCAACGGCAGGCATGGAGCTGACAGTCATGGGAGTTCAAATTCGGCCTTTTGTCTTTTTCAATGGTCAGGGAGAGCTTATGGGCCACGTCTGGTCCGGAACTGGATCAGAGAAAACACCTGCTTATCAG gctTTAGGATTATTGCAAGATTCGCTTCTGTACATTCCTCTGGGCACTGGTACGGTTGCCCAAATTACCTTGCTGGGAGGTATCTCATTTGATCTCTCTGGGCAGATTCAATTTAGTCTTTGGAATCGAAATGCTCACTCACTAGtagaaaaaaa TGCTGGTGTATCATTACAAGGACTCGTGAAAGTTGATTCTGCTTATGTCAGGAGTCAAATAGAATTTCAAGTAGGAACAGAAGTCAAGCTGAATTTAGTTTCTGACATAGACTTCTATAGCAAAGTTGCTCTCTGTATGCAGCTGAAACAATTAGATTCATTAATTAG